One Synechococcus sp. Nb3U1 genomic window, CCTGTAAACAGGGATCGATCCGCTCCGCTTCATTCAAGGTGGGCACGATCACGCTTACCGAGCCGGGCAGAGCGGGAAAATCGGGTGGATCCGCTGGCAAAGGGGCAGGCCGACGCAACGAGGGTAATAGGCGGGCCAACAAAACCAACACCATCGGCACCTGCAACACCAGCACAGTCAGGGCCAGCGCATCGAATGTCCAACCAGGGATCCCGTTCATAATCTTCTCCGAGAAACCGCATCCCCTTGTGGGTGCGGTTGTTGACATCGATTTACTCCTGCAGCCCTTACACGGGTTTTCTACAACCGTGTCCTCCTCCAGAACCAAGAGCTCCTCAGGCTAACACGGACAACTCATATCCCCAATAAACAGGAGAGCATCCCCCAAAACAGGCCACCCCCCGGTACAACAAACAGCCAACCTTGGCCCAGGTAGTGGGATCCGAGCCGATCGGAAAGCAACTCCGGCTGTAGCACTGTACCCTGTTTTGCCTGCCGACCCTGTCCCCATGCCTAGAGGGGATCACCAGGCTGCAAAACCTGCTCCTAGGTGATCAGGCTGCGCCGACTCAAAAAGACTTGCTGCTTTTCCCACCGTGATATTCCCGCATTTATACTCGCCAACAGGGGGTCTGGTCTGAAAATCGGGATCCCATCGCGTAAGGCGGTCAAGGCCAACCAGGGACTGGTGAGACTCACAGCTCTAATGGTATGCTAGATCTCCGCTACAGTTTCTCTTTCCAGCCATGCCACGCATCAAATCTGCCATTAAGCGCGTTCAGATCGCAGAGCGTAATCGGTTGCGCAACAAGGCCACCAAGGCAACGGTGCGCGGTCTGATGAAGAAAGTGCTCTCTCTGTCGGATGCCTACGCCGCCAACCAACAGCAAGAAACTCTGCAAGAAATTCAATCAGCCATGAGCGCGGCCTTCAGCCGCATCGACAAAGCGGCTAAAACCGGCGTGTTGCACAAGAACACGGCGGCCCGTCGTAAGGCTCGCCTGGCCCGGGTGGTGAAATTGGCCACGGCCTCCGCAGGAGCTTCTTAGACCTAAGCCTTTGCTCAACGACCCTGTAAGGTTTTGGGAATTGCTGAGAAGGCCGATATTAGCCGACATTACAGGTGGCGAAGCCCGGCCATAAGGCCCTGACACACCCCGACAAGAAAGTCTCGATCCAGGGTTTTTAGGCTGTCGCTGAGCTTGTGGTAGTGGGGGTTGCGCAGATCGGCGGTATCGGTGACCAAAACGGCTCGATAGCCCTCATCCCAGAAGGGAGCGTGATCGCTGCGCCGAGTACTGGGAACCATCCACCCTCGCTGCCCGACAGGCAGCCACTGGCAAGGGATCCCGACTTTGTTCATGCTCCTTTGAAGGCGCAGCAAATCCGGCAGTGTCAACCAGTTGCCGATCAGACCGATGTAATCCCCCCGATCTGGGTAGAACCGCTCCAGTCCGGCAGGGTAGCGTTGTGAACCTGCCGTTGGATCCCGGTAGCCCACCATCTCCAACGACAGCATCAGCCGCAGGGGCTGCCCTTGCCGTTTGAGAAATTGTGCGTAGGCGGTACTGCCCACCAGACCGCGTTCCTCCAGATCAAAGGCCACCAGCCAAAGGGGGGAACAGGGGGGATCCTGGGCAAAATCTCGGGCCAGCTCCAGCAAAACTGCTACACCACTGGCATTGTCATCCGCTCCGGGAGATTCTGGCACCGCATCAAAATGTGCCCCGATCAGAATCGGATCCCGTCTTGGGTTGGATCCCGGCAATTTCAAGATCCAATTGCCATGAGTGCGACGAAAGTACTCAAACCGAAATTCTTCTAGGGATCCCCACTGAGACAACTGTTCCTCGACATACTGCTCCACCTGACGATGGCCCAAAGGCGACCAATCGGGATCCCGCGGACGAGCCACTTGCTCCAAATGGCCTTCTAGGCGATGTTTGAGCGCCTCAACCTCTGTCATCCCCTAGCTCACAGGTTTGGAATTGGGGTTGAAAAACTGGGCATGCACTTGTTGGGCCAGCTCTAGGGTGAAATAGCGATGGGATCCCGCCGTTCCCCTTAACACCTGAAAGGGCTCCCCCGGTTCACCAAGATGATCCAGCACCAGAGCCGCCCCGGAAAACACCTGCGCTTGGGTATAGCCATTTACCGTCACCACGGTTGGGATCCCAGCCTGTTGAGCAGAAAGTAGCCCATTGTGGGAGTCTTCAAAAGCTAGACAATCCTGTGGGCGCAGGCCCATAGTTTCCAGGGTGTAGTGATAAATATCCGGGGCAGGCTTCTTGGCGGGAACGATATCTCCGGCGGCAATCACCTCAAACCACTGCAAGCTCTCCGGTAGGGTGTGCTCTAGCAAGGCCGTGACATTTTCAGGGGTGGTGGTGGTGGCAATGGCCAACCGGATCCCGGCGGTTTTCGCCTCCTGTAAAAAGCGCTTGACCCCAGTTCGCAAGGGGATCCCACCCTGGGCCAATAGAGCGGTGTAGTGGCGGGTTTTAGCCTTATGCAGCCGGGCAATTAGGTCTGTCAAGTCTGACCCTTGCGGGAGCGGAGGGTGTTCCGTGTCGATGAAGTGGCGGATCCGCTCTTTGCCCCCGGTCACAGCCAGCAACTGGCCGTACAGTTCCACCGACCACTGCCAATCTAGGCCTGCCTCCGTGAAAGCCGCATTAAAGGCGACACGATGGCCATCTCGCTCCGTATCCGCCAGAGTACCGTCCACATCGAAGATCAAAGCTTGCAGTTGCATCGGCCAACGATCCAAAAGGGCGACCCCATGTTACCGCAGCTGGGAGATCCCCATTCAAACCCGGGCTTTAGGCGTGATCTTCAAAATGGCGGAACGGGATCCGGCTTGGGCGGCGCCATTGCCCTGGGGATCCTTGGTAGTGTTAGGAGTGTTGGTGGTCGTTCGCGTCCGCGGGACAGAGTCCTTAGCTTTCTGGGCTTGGCCGGCGGTGCTTTTGCGGGCACTGCTGGGGGTAGCTTTGGCCTTGGTGGTGCTTTTCCCCTGGGTTTTGCTTGCAGATTGGCTGGCACTGGCTTTGGCTGCTGAGCGCCCTTTCCCTTTGGAGCTCCCTTCTTTTTCCGCCAGCACCTGTAGAGCAATCTCTAGAGTGGCTTCTTCGGCGGGCATCTCTTTTGGTAGAGAGGCATTCACCTTGCCATGCTTGACGTACAACCCATAGGGGCCGTTGTGCAAATTGACCGGCTCCCCGTCGTCGGGATGGGATCCCAGCTCCCGCAGGGGTTTGGCAGATCCACGTCCGCGACCCTTTTTGGGTTGGGCAAGCAGCTCTAAGGCCCGCTCAAAGTCCACAGTCAGTACATCGTCACCAGCAGGTAGAGAGCGGAAATCCCCATCACAAACCACATAGGGGCCGAAGCGACCAATGCCCGCCTGCACTTTTTTCCCCGACTCTGGGTGTTCGCCAAGGGTGCGGGGCAAGCTGAGCAACCCCAACGCGATCTCTGGGGTAACCTGATCTGGCTTCAGCCCCTTGGGGAGGGAAGTGCGCTTGGGTTTTTTATTGTCTTCCGAGACATCTCCCAACTGTACATAGGGGCCATAGGGGCCCTGCGGCACCACATAAACCGGCTCTTGGGTTTCCGGGTGAAAGGTGATGGGTTTGGGGCCTTCCTGCTTGAGTTTGATCAGCTCCACCACCTGCTCTTCGCTCAAATCGGCGGGTGGAATATCCTCCGGCAGATTGGCGCGCACCTCTCCGGTGCCATTTTCCACGGCCACATAGGGGCCATAGGGACCGATGCCGATTTTGACGGGCAAGTTCTCCAGCTGAATGGAGCGGGCCAACCCAGAATCAATTTCCGACTCGCGGGCCTTCACCTGCCCCTCTAGACCTTGCTCCCCCAAAAAGAAATGGCGCAAATAGGGCAACCACTCCGCCTGCCCGGAGGCAATGTCGTCTAGGGTTTGCTCCATCTTGGCGGTGAAACGGGTGTTCACCAGATCGGGGAAGTGTTTTTCCAACAGGTCGGTGACGGCGAAGGCGGTATAGGTAGGCACCAGAGCGTTGCCCATCGGTTTGACGTAGCCCCGACTGACGATGGTGTTGAGGATGGTGGCGTAGGTGCTAGGGCGGCCAATCCCTTCACTTTCTAACACCTTAACCAACGAGGCTTCCGTAAAACGGGCCGGGGGCTGGGTTTCGTGGCCAACGGGTTCTAGCTTCTGACATTCGGGATGATCCCCTTGGCGCAAGAGGGGCAAATGCACTTCCCGATCTTCGAGGGCGGCATCGGGGTCGTCGGATCCCTCCACGTAGGCGCGGAAAAAGCCAGGAAAATCAATGCGCTTGCCGCTGGCCCGAAAGACCGCATCTTCCACCCCAATCAAGACGGTAGTGTGGGTTTGCCGTGCCTCTGCCATTTGGCTGGCGACGGTGCGCTTCCAGATTAGGTCATAGAGGGCCAGCTCCTGACCCGAAAGGGGGGTTTGGTTGGGCAGGCGAAATTCGGATCCGGCGGGACGAATGGCTTCGTGGGCTTCCTGGGCCCCTTTGGCTTTGGTGGTGTACTGACGGGGTTTGGGGCTGAGGTATTCCTTGCCGTACATGGATGACACACAGGCACGGGCGGCACTGATGGCCTGATCCGACAGATGCACCGAGTCAGTACGCATGTAGGTGATATAGCCCTCTTCGTAGAGCTTTTGGGCGATGCGCATCGTCTGTTGGGCTGACAGGTGCAACTTGCGGTTGGCCTCCTGCTGCAGCGTGGAGGTGGTAAAGGGAGGGGCAGGCTTGCGGGTGGAGGGGCGCTCTTCCACCGAGCTAACGATCCAGGTTTTGCTCAAGAGTCGAGCGTGTAGGGCTTCTGCTTGAGCCTGATCCAGCAGCACTACATCCCGCCCAGCGGCTATTTGGCCCGTATTTTCATCGAAGTCCTGTCCGGTGGCCAGACGTTTGCCGGCGAGGTTCACCAGCTCCGCTGGAAAAGGGGTTTGGTTTTGCCGCAGCTCCGCCCTTAGATCCCAATAGGATCCCTTTTTGAAGGCCCGCCGTTGCCGCTCCCGATCCACCAAGAGCTTGACCGCCACCGACTGTACCCGCCCTGCCGAAAGTTTGGGGGCAATTTTTTTCCAGAGCAGCGGCGATAGGGTGTAACCCACCAGGCGATCTAGAATGCGGCGGGTTTCTTGGGCTCGTACCAGTTGCTCATCCACCTCACGGCAGTTTTGCAGCGCCTGTTGAATCGCCTCGCGGGTGATCTCGTGGAAGACCATGCGGCGGGTGGGTACTTTGGGTTTTAAGATTTGTTGCAGGTGCCAGCTAATGCTCTCCCCTTCTCGGTCTTCGTCTGTGGCCAGAATCAGTTCATCAGCTTTTTTCAGGGCATCCTTCAGTTCTTTGACGACCTTCCTCTTATCTTTGGGGATCACGTAGAGGGGCTCAAAATCCGCCCGCACATTCACCCCCAGACGGCTCCAGTCTTCCCCCTTCACCTCCTCTGGAATCTCGGCTGCCGAATCGGGCAGATCCCGCACATGCCCCATTGAGGCCTGCACCTCATAGCCAGCGGGCAAGAACCCCCGGATGGTACGGGCTTTGGTGGGAGATTCGACGATGACAAGCTTGGACATGATGATGTTGGGAGTAATCGACTCAGCCTGTTCTGCTCCCCTGCGGTGGGGATCCAGTTCGGTACAGCGCACCCTACACCCTAAAGGTGCTCAGGGATCATTGGTTGCTTTTCTGGAGCGTAGCAAGTCTATTTGCACTTGACTAGCGGTTGCAGCTTTTTCCGGCCTTGTGGCCGTCGCGTCGTCACATGAGCGGTACGGGCTACTGCAACGAATCTGGGTAGGGGCATGCTGTTGCGACTGCACAGCGGGAGGGAACTCCTTACCTGTTAGAGTTCGTACAGGATAACCCCCTAGGAGATTTTGGGCTGCCTCAGAACCTCTGTGAAGTGGGAAAAGCTGTAGGGGTGATCACTCTAAAAAGTTTGCCCTCCTCTAGCCCCTCCACATGACTATGAAACTGCACCATTTTTCGATTCGTGCTGCTGACATTTTCCGATCCATTGCCTTTTATGAGGGGCTAGGATTTGCCATCGAGGAACGCTTTACCACGGGCATGACCCTTGCCTGCTGGATGGTGGGGCCGTGGGGACGGTTGGAGTTGCTGCAGGTGCCCGAGCCTCACCCTGCCCCGGATCCCTTTGGGGATCCCCACTATGTGGGCTATTACCATCCCTCCATCGAAATCGGCTCTGAGTGGGGATCCCTGTCTGCCTATTTGGAACGTCTACAAGCGCGGGTACCGTTACAGATCCTTCTCTCCCCCCATCCGCAACAGATTGGCCCACAAACCTATCAAGTGGCCTTCATCGCCGATCCGGATGGCCTGCCGATAGAGTTGCTCTACCCCCAGGGATCCCCTGAAATGGAGCAGGGCTAATGGGTTGCCTAACCCAGGGGATCATCCGCTGATCTACGTGGGGTCGCGAAGAGTCAAACAAGACTCAAAAGAGATATCCAGGATCTAGGGATTTGGGAAGAAGGGGCACCCTTGGGGCTAAGCTGGTAAAGCCTTACTAGCAAACCTTTTCGAAACCTGCTGGCAAGTGGATTCATGAAGGCTCAACTTCCGGTCACCATCTTGACGGGCTTTTTGGGGAGTGGCAAAACCACACTGCTCAAACGCATTTTGCAGGAGGAGCATGGGTTGCGCATTGGTGTGATCCTGAATGAATTTGGCGAAATTTCTATTGATGGCGAGCTGGTGAATATGCCCCCAGAAGGGCTAATGCAACTGAGCAATGGTTGTCTGTGCTGCACGGTACGAGACGACTTTGAACGGGCGGCGCGAGAACTGCTCAAGCGCACCGAAGAGTTGGACTATTTAGTAGTGGAAACCAGTGGTGTAGCGGATCCCAGGCAGGTGACCGAGCTGTTTGTGCAGAGGGCTTTTCACGAAGATCTGCGCTTGGATGGGGTGGTGACGTTGGTGGATGGCCCCGAATATTGGCATAATTTTCAGCACTCCCAAACCGCAGCCCATCAAATTAGCAGCGCCGATATTTTGTTGCTTAACAAAGTGGATTTGATTACAGAAGCAGAACGGGATCGGATTGTGTCGGATGTGCGTCGCTACAACCCGGATGCTCCATGCCTGCTCACCACCCACGCCCAGGTGCCCTTGGCTCGCATTTTAGATGTCCATGCCTTTCAGCCGGAGCTATGGGATCCCCATACAGAGACAGAAGACCCTCATCCTCTCCATCCCAAGGGCTCCCCGCTGCTGACGCCAACAGATGAGCACCACCACAGCCATCACCTGCAGGAAGACGGGATCCAATCGGTGAGTTTTCAACTGCAGCAACCGTTGGATCTGGCAGAATTTCAAGAATGGCTACAAGATCTGCCGGATAATATTTTTCGAGCCAAAGGGGTGTTGTGGATTCTGGATGAGCCCCAGCGGGTGATTTTCCATCAGGTGGGCCATCGCCAAACCCTGTTTCTGGAGAGAGACTGGGATCCCAATGAGCCGCGTTTGTCGAAAATTGTCTTGATTGGCAAAGGCTTACAACGAGAACCTCTGGCGGCTGGGCTAAAGCAAGTTTGTAGAGCAGCGGCTACCCTCTAAAAGGTGTCAATCTTTTTGGATGCTTTCTACCTCTTTTTCATCTGACTTACCCGCAGAACCCTATGGCGCGCAGCAAACTTTCAGAACAAGAACAGCAACAGATCGTCAGCACCTACCGGGGGTCGCCAGCCACTGCTGCGGAATTGGCGGAGCAGTTTCAGGTGAGTATCAGTACCATTTCTCGTGTACTGAAAGAAAACATTGAAGCAGATGAATATCAACAGTTGGTCAGCAGCAAACGCTCTGCGGCCCGCCGTAAAGAGACCGGAGAAGAGGTCACAGAGTCTCTGCCCCCTGAGCCGGTGTCTAGCGATCCCCCTTTGTCTGTTCCAGAGCCTGAGCCTATCGCCACACCTGCTTCGAACCGAACCCGCAGCCGTTCCTCCAGCTCTAGGGATCCTGAAGCACATCAACAGGTACTACCCCTCACCTCAGAACCCGAAGCCGAAGCCGCTTCAGTCCCCGTAAGGGAAGAAAGGGTGGCCCCAACAGCTCATGCAACAGCTGATATAAATCTAGCTCCAATCTTAGAAGCAGAAGAGGACGATATCGCGGATCCAAAGCTGCCCTCTGAGGAAT contains:
- a CDS encoding VOC family protein — protein: MKLHHFSIRAADIFRSIAFYEGLGFAIEERFTTGMTLACWMVGPWGRLELLQVPEPHPAPDPFGDPHYVGYYHPSIEIGSEWGSLSAYLERLQARVPLQILLSPHPQQIGPQTYQVAFIADPDGLPIELLYPQGSPEMEQG
- a CDS encoding CobW family GTP-binding protein, which codes for MKAQLPVTILTGFLGSGKTTLLKRILQEEHGLRIGVILNEFGEISIDGELVNMPPEGLMQLSNGCLCCTVRDDFERAARELLKRTEELDYLVVETSGVADPRQVTELFVQRAFHEDLRLDGVVTLVDGPEYWHNFQHSQTAAHQISSADILLLNKVDLITEAERDRIVSDVRRYNPDAPCLLTTHAQVPLARILDVHAFQPELWDPHTETEDPHPLHPKGSPLLTPTDEHHHSHHLQEDGIQSVSFQLQQPLDLAEFQEWLQDLPDNIFRAKGVLWILDEPQRVIFHQVGHRQTLFLERDWDPNEPRLSKIVLIGKGLQREPLAAGLKQVCRAAATL
- a CDS encoding M28 family peptidase, yielding MTEVEALKHRLEGHLEQVARPRDPDWSPLGHRQVEQYVEEQLSQWGSLEEFRFEYFRRTHGNWILKLPGSNPRRDPILIGAHFDAVPESPGADDNASGVAVLLELARDFAQDPPCSPLWLVAFDLEERGLVGSTAYAQFLKRQGQPLRLMLSLEMVGYRDPTAGSQRYPAGLERFYPDRGDYIGLIGNWLTLPDLLRLQRSMNKVGIPCQWLPVGQRGWMVPSTRRSDHAPFWDEGYRAVLVTDTADLRNPHYHKLSDSLKTLDRDFLVGVCQGLMAGLRHL
- the rpsT gene encoding 30S ribosomal protein S20, producing MPRIKSAIKRVQIAERNRLRNKATKATVRGLMKKVLSLSDAYAANQQQETLQEIQSAMSAAFSRIDKAAKTGVLHKNTAARRKARLARVVKLATASAGAS
- the topA gene encoding type I DNA topoisomerase; its protein translation is MSKLVIVESPTKARTIRGFLPAGYEVQASMGHVRDLPDSAAEIPEEVKGEDWSRLGVNVRADFEPLYVIPKDKRKVVKELKDALKKADELILATDEDREGESISWHLQQILKPKVPTRRMVFHEITREAIQQALQNCREVDEQLVRAQETRRILDRLVGYTLSPLLWKKIAPKLSAGRVQSVAVKLLVDRERQRRAFKKGSYWDLRAELRQNQTPFPAELVNLAGKRLATGQDFDENTGQIAAGRDVVLLDQAQAEALHARLLSKTWIVSSVEERPSTRKPAPPFTTSTLQQEANRKLHLSAQQTMRIAQKLYEEGYITYMRTDSVHLSDQAISAARACVSSMYGKEYLSPKPRQYTTKAKGAQEAHEAIRPAGSEFRLPNQTPLSGQELALYDLIWKRTVASQMAEARQTHTTVLIGVEDAVFRASGKRIDFPGFFRAYVEGSDDPDAALEDREVHLPLLRQGDHPECQKLEPVGHETQPPARFTEASLVKVLESEGIGRPSTYATILNTIVSRGYVKPMGNALVPTYTAFAVTDLLEKHFPDLVNTRFTAKMEQTLDDIASGQAEWLPYLRHFFLGEQGLEGQVKARESEIDSGLARSIQLENLPVKIGIGPYGPYVAVENGTGEVRANLPEDIPPADLSEEQVVELIKLKQEGPKPITFHPETQEPVYVVPQGPYGPYVQLGDVSEDNKKPKRTSLPKGLKPDQVTPEIALGLLSLPRTLGEHPESGKKVQAGIGRFGPYVVCDGDFRSLPAGDDVLTVDFERALELLAQPKKGRGRGSAKPLRELGSHPDDGEPVNLHNGPYGLYVKHGKVNASLPKEMPAEEATLEIALQVLAEKEGSSKGKGRSAAKASASQSASKTQGKSTTKAKATPSSARKSTAGQAQKAKDSVPRTRTTTNTPNTTKDPQGNGAAQAGSRSAILKITPKARV
- a CDS encoding HAD family hydrolase, which codes for MQLQALIFDVDGTLADTERDGHRVAFNAAFTEAGLDWQWSVELYGQLLAVTGGKERIRHFIDTEHPPLPQGSDLTDLIARLHKAKTRHYTALLAQGGIPLRTGVKRFLQEAKTAGIRLAIATTTTPENVTALLEHTLPESLQWFEVIAAGDIVPAKKPAPDIYHYTLETMGLRPQDCLAFEDSHNGLLSAQQAGIPTVVTVNGYTQAQVFSGAALVLDHLGEPGEPFQVLRGTAGSHRYFTLELAQQVHAQFFNPNSKPVS